The genomic stretch CCGGAGTCCTGATCCGGTCAGGGCTATGGTGGAAGATGTCCCGGCGTTTTTGGGATCGGTGGCGAGTTTTGTCGACATGATGGGGCAAACGCTCCGCATGGTTCGGGCCAGCCAGCGAGCGTAGCCTCTGCCTGGATGGCTTGTCATGCAGAGTTCACATTTGTCGCCGGCGCGTGCGTGCAGGCTTGAATAAAAGGTTTCGCCACTCCACTTGTTGGAGGAGCAAGAAATATGCCCGTTGCCTTAAAGGGCGGGCATTTCTCCCGGTTCCGGCTGGGATGTTTGAAAGGAAGTGAAATGTCGAAAACGTCTGCAGCACATGAGAGCGCTACCTATCCGGTATTGCCTCTGCGCGACATCGTGGTGTTCCCCCACATGATCGTGCCGTTGTTTGTCGGGCGCGAGAAGTCCATCCGCGCTCTGGAAGAGGTGATGGGCACCGACAAGCAGATCATGCTGGCAACCCAGATCAACGCCAGCGATGACGATCCGGCCCCCTCTGCAATCTATGAAGTCGGCACCGTTGCCAATGTACTTCAGCTTTTGAAGCTGCCCGATGGCACGGTAAAGGTGCTGATCGAGGGCCGCGCCCGTGCGCGCATCGAGAGCTACACCGATCGCCAGGACTATTATGAAGCCAAGGCCGTCACACTGGCCGAGCCTGACGAGGACGCCGTTGAGATTGAGGCCCTGTCGCGCTCCGTAGTCTCCGAGTTTGAGAACTATGTGAAGCTCAACAAGAAGATCTCGCCTGAAGTCGTCGGTGCGGCAAGCCAGATCGAGGATTATTCGAAGCTCGCGGACACCGTGGCGTCCCATCTTTCCATCAAGATCACCGAAAAACAGGAAATGCTGGAAACGGTGAGCGTGAAGACCCGGCTCGAAAAGGCCCTGGGTTTCATGGAAGGCGAGATCTCGGTTCTGCAGGTCGAAAAGCGTATTCGCTCGCGCGTCAAGCGCCAGATGGAGAAGACCCAGCGCGAGTATTATCTCAACGAACAGATGAAGGCGATCCAGAAGGAACTCGGCGACGGCGAGGATGGCCGCGACGAGATGGCTGAACTGGAAGATCGGATCTCCAAGACCAAGCTGTCCAAGGAAGCCAAGGAAAAGGCAGAGGCCGAACTCAAGAAACTGCGCAACATGAGCCCTATGTCGGCGGAAGCAACCGTCGTGCGCAACTATCTTGACTGGCTCCTGGGTCTGCCATGGAACAAGAAATCCAAGGTCAAGATCGACCTGAACGCAGCCGAAAAGATCCTCGATGAGGACCATTTCGGCCTCGACAAGGTCAAGGAGCGCATCGTCGAATACCTCGCGGTTCAGGCGCGTGCGACCAAGTTGAAGGGGCCGATCCTCTGCCTCGTCGGCCCTCCGGGCGTGGGCAAGACCTCGCTTGCGAAGTCGATCGCGAAGGCGACCGGTCGCGAATATGTGCGCATGGCCTTGGGTGGCGTCCGTGACGAAGCGGAAATCCGCGGTCACCGCCGTACCTATATCGGCTCGATGCCTGGCAAAATCGTCCAGTCGATGAAGAAGGCGAAGAAGTCTAACCCGCTCTTCCTGCTCGACGAAATCGACAAGATGGGCATGGATTTCCGTGGCGATCCATCGTCGGCTCTGCTCGAAGTGCTGGATCCGGAACAGAACTCGACCTTCATGGACCACTATCTCGAAGTGGAATATGACCTGTCGAACGTGATGTTCGTGACGACCGCGAATACGCTGAACATCCCTGGTCCGCTGATGGACCGCATGGAGATCATCCGCATCGCCGGCTACACGGAAGATGAGAAGCTGGAGATCGCAAAGCGTCACCTGTTGCCCAAGGCAATCAAGGAACATGCCCTGCGTCCGGAGGAATTCTCCGTGACGGATGGCGCAATCCTTGCCGTCATCCAGCAATATACCCGTGAAGCTGGCGTTCGCTCCTTCGAGCGCGAGCTGATGAAGCTTGCCCGCAAGGCGGTGACCGAGATCATCAAGGGCAAGGTCAAGTCCGTCGCCGTCACGGCCGAGAACATCAACGAGTTCCTCGGAGTGCCGCGTTTCCGCCATGGCGAAGCCGAAGGCGAGGATCAGATCGGTGTCGTGACAGGTCTTGCCTGGACGGAAGTTGGCGGCGAATTGCTGACGATCGAAGGCGTGATGATGCCCGGCAAGGGCCGCATGACGGTCACCGGCAACCTGAAGGACGTGATGAAGGAATCGATTTCGGCTGCGGCATCCTATGTCCGTTCGCGCGCCGTCGATTTCGGTGTCGAGCCGCCGCGCTTCGACAAGTCCGACATCCACGTCCACGTTCCGGAAGGTGCAACGCCGAAGGATGGACCCTCTGCCGGTATCGCCATGGCCACGGCCATTGTCTCCATCATGACCGGTATTCCGGTCTCGAAGGATATCGCAATGACGGGTGAGGTGACCCTGCGCGGTCGCGTTCTGCCGATCGGCGGGTTGAAGGAGAAGCTGCTGGCGGCGCTCCGTGGTGGCATCAAGAAAGTTCTGATCCCGGAGGAAAATGCCAAGGACCTGGCAGACATTCCGGACAACGTGAAGAACAATCTCGAGATCGTCCCCGTCTCGCGCATGGGTGAGGTTATCAAGCACGCCTTGATCCGTCAGCCGGAGCCGATCGAGTGGCATGGGACGGTCGAAACGCCAGCCATCGGCACGGTTGACAGCGTGGATGATTCCGGTGTTGCTGTCGCGCATTGACCGTTTTTGAGAGACCGGTACGACCTAAAGTCTGAAACGATTGAATTAGGCCAGCCTTTTCGCTGGCCTTTTTTGTGAAAACTCGCTGAAACAGCTTGTTTTCCGGGCATTTCGGGTGCTTTTGAGTTGCCTAGGGCAGAAGCTTACGTATTCTCCGCCCGACTTACATATTTGAGTCGTTTCATGCCAATCAGAAAGGGTGGAAACATGAACAAGAACGAACTCGTATCCGCGGTCGCCGAGAAGGCCGGCCTCACCAAGGCCGACGCAGCGTCCGCCGTCGACGCCGTTTTTGAAACGGTACAGGCCGAACTGAAGAACGGCGGCGACGTCCGT from Peteryoungia desertarenae encodes the following:
- the lon gene encoding endopeptidase La yields the protein MSKTSAAHESATYPVLPLRDIVVFPHMIVPLFVGREKSIRALEEVMGTDKQIMLATQINASDDDPAPSAIYEVGTVANVLQLLKLPDGTVKVLIEGRARARIESYTDRQDYYEAKAVTLAEPDEDAVEIEALSRSVVSEFENYVKLNKKISPEVVGAASQIEDYSKLADTVASHLSIKITEKQEMLETVSVKTRLEKALGFMEGEISVLQVEKRIRSRVKRQMEKTQREYYLNEQMKAIQKELGDGEDGRDEMAELEDRISKTKLSKEAKEKAEAELKKLRNMSPMSAEATVVRNYLDWLLGLPWNKKSKVKIDLNAAEKILDEDHFGLDKVKERIVEYLAVQARATKLKGPILCLVGPPGVGKTSLAKSIAKATGREYVRMALGGVRDEAEIRGHRRTYIGSMPGKIVQSMKKAKKSNPLFLLDEIDKMGMDFRGDPSSALLEVLDPEQNSTFMDHYLEVEYDLSNVMFVTTANTLNIPGPLMDRMEIIRIAGYTEDEKLEIAKRHLLPKAIKEHALRPEEFSVTDGAILAVIQQYTREAGVRSFERELMKLARKAVTEIIKGKVKSVAVTAENINEFLGVPRFRHGEAEGEDQIGVVTGLAWTEVGGELLTIEGVMMPGKGRMTVTGNLKDVMKESISAAASYVRSRAVDFGVEPPRFDKSDIHVHVPEGATPKDGPSAGIAMATAIVSIMTGIPVSKDIAMTGEVTLRGRVLPIGGLKEKLLAALRGGIKKVLIPEENAKDLADIPDNVKNNLEIVPVSRMGEVIKHALIRQPEPIEWHGTVETPAIGTVDSVDDSGVAVAH